One genomic region from Verrucomicrobiota bacterium encodes:
- a CDS encoding cytotoxic translational repressor of toxin-antitoxin stability system produces the protein MNELNKLDTLSQMALVESITDLTPRDLHNMDERLGRISRKGNTYYRLRAGEYRIYFEIKDDILFSHVILDKNSMADFIFRTKLPFKEEQAIEQHQSFWKYLESLMK, from the coding sequence ATGAACGAGCTCAATAAACTGGATACATTGAGCCAAATGGCGCTTGTAGAAAGTATCACCGACCTTACGCCTAGGGATCTGCACAACATGGACGAACGACTTGGACGAATTTCGCGCAAAGGAAACACCTATTATCGATTAAGGGCAGGCGAATACCGTATTTATTTTGAGATCAAAGATGATATTCTTTTCAGCCACGTTATCCTGGATAAAAACTCGATGGCTGACTTTATTTTCAGGACCAAACTACCGTTTAAAGAAGAACAGGCAATCGAGCAGCATCAATCATTTTGGAAATATCTCGAGAGCCTGATGAAATAA